From one Nitrosococcus halophilus Nc 4 genomic stretch:
- the glyA gene encoding serine hydroxymethyltransferase has protein sequence MYSKEMRIAGYDEELEVALANEARRQEEHIELIASENYVSPRVLEAQGSVLTNKYAEGYPGKRYYGGCEYVDVAERLAIERVKVLFGADYANVQPHSGSQANAAACLALLEPGDTLMGMSLAHGGHLTHGAKVNFSGQVFNAVQFGVDTDTGLIDYDEVERLAKAHRPKIIIAGFTAYSRIVDWQRFREIADSVGAYLLADIAHVAGMIAAGIYPNPVQIADVTTSTTHKTLRGPRSGLILAKANPEIEKKLNSKVFPGMQGGPLMHIIAAKAVAFKEAMEPAFKDYQRQVVRNAQTMAESIQSRGYKIVSGGTDSHLFLVDLIDKGLTGKAADAALGRANITVNKNTVPNDPQSPFVTSGIRIGSPAMTTRGFKEAEVQEVAGWICDVLDDIENETVIANTKEKVLALCARFPVYG, from the coding sequence ATGTACAGCAAAGAGATGCGTATTGCCGGTTACGATGAAGAGCTCGAGGTCGCCCTTGCCAATGAAGCACGGCGGCAGGAAGAGCATATCGAATTGATTGCTTCGGAGAATTATGTCAGTCCTCGGGTCTTGGAAGCCCAGGGGTCTGTATTGACCAACAAGTATGCGGAAGGCTATCCCGGCAAGCGGTATTATGGGGGTTGTGAATATGTGGATGTGGCGGAGCGGTTAGCCATTGAACGGGTTAAAGTGCTGTTTGGAGCCGATTACGCCAATGTCCAGCCCCATTCGGGATCCCAGGCCAATGCCGCTGCCTGCCTGGCTCTACTCGAGCCGGGGGATACGCTCATGGGGATGAGCCTTGCCCATGGCGGACACCTGACCCATGGCGCTAAGGTCAATTTTTCAGGCCAAGTCTTTAACGCGGTCCAGTTCGGGGTGGATACGGACACGGGCCTTATCGATTATGATGAAGTCGAGCGGTTGGCGAAGGCCCACCGACCTAAAATTATCATTGCCGGTTTTACTGCTTACTCCCGAATTGTTGATTGGCAACGTTTTCGGGAGATTGCCGACTCGGTGGGAGCTTACCTTTTAGCGGATATTGCCCATGTGGCGGGGATGATTGCAGCGGGGATTTATCCTAACCCGGTTCAAATTGCCGATGTGACTACCAGCACGACCCATAAAACCTTACGGGGTCCCCGCTCGGGGCTGATTTTGGCCAAGGCCAATCCCGAGATTGAGAAAAAACTCAATTCCAAGGTTTTCCCCGGCATGCAGGGAGGACCTTTAATGCATATCATCGCGGCTAAGGCGGTGGCCTTTAAAGAGGCCATGGAGCCGGCATTTAAGGATTATCAGCGGCAAGTTGTTCGCAATGCCCAGACAATGGCGGAAAGTATCCAGTCGCGGGGCTATAAAATTGTTTCCGGGGGTACAGACAGCCACCTATTTTTAGTGGATCTCATTGATAAGGGCCTTACCGGCAAGGCTGCGGATGCGGCCTTGGGGCGGGCTAATATCACCGTGAATAAAAACACGGTCCCCAACGATCCCCAGTCTCCATTCGTGACCAGTGGAATTCGTATTGGGAGCCCGGCGATGACTACCCGCGGTTTTAAGGAGGCGGAAGTCCAGGAGGTGGCAGGGTGGATTTGCGACGTGCTGGATGATATCGAAAATGAGACCGTAATTGCGAACACGAAAGAGAAGGTATTGGCCCTCTGCGCTCGCTTTCCGGTCTATGGTTAG